A stretch of the Arthrobacter sp. PAMC 25486 genome encodes the following:
- the secF gene encoding protein translocase subunit SecF, producing MKSFATFGNELYTGERSYEFIGMRKIWFSIAGVAVLLSILLPVLSGGFNFGIEFRGGSQFTISEVSHTDVATGQKAVEEAAPGTAAVVTNIASNTMQVQTDKLSDDQTLKVKDALKTAYGVTEDHITSTFVGPTWGQDVSRQAVIGFLVFVLLATVLMALYFRTWRMSIAAIVGLLVVMVVTAGIYGASGFEVTPSAIIGFLTILSYSLYDTVVVFDKIRENTTDIDKSVRRTFAEEVNLAVNQTLVRSINTMMVAVLPVGSILFIGALLLGAGTLRDLSLALFIGIIVSTFSTIFVAAPLYAWLREHEPELVKQAKKVAQRRANEMVDAG from the coding sequence ATGAAGAGCTTCGCCACATTCGGCAACGAGCTGTACACCGGTGAACGGTCCTACGAGTTCATTGGCATGCGCAAGATCTGGTTCAGCATTGCCGGCGTCGCCGTGCTGCTGTCCATCCTGCTCCCCGTCCTCAGCGGCGGATTCAACTTCGGCATTGAGTTCCGCGGCGGCTCACAGTTCACCATCTCAGAGGTGTCCCACACGGATGTCGCCACGGGCCAAAAGGCTGTGGAGGAGGCTGCGCCCGGTACGGCGGCTGTTGTCACGAACATCGCCAGCAACACCATGCAGGTTCAGACCGACAAGCTCAGCGACGACCAGACATTGAAGGTCAAGGATGCGCTGAAGACCGCTTACGGCGTGACCGAGGACCACATTACCTCCACGTTCGTGGGGCCCACCTGGGGCCAGGACGTCTCGCGCCAGGCCGTCATCGGCTTCCTCGTGTTCGTCCTGCTCGCCACGGTGCTGATGGCGCTGTACTTCCGCACCTGGCGCATGTCGATCGCGGCCATCGTCGGCCTGCTCGTGGTCATGGTCGTGACGGCCGGCATCTACGGTGCGTCCGGATTTGAGGTCACCCCGTCGGCCATCATCGGCTTCCTGACCATCCTGAGTTATTCGCTCTATGACACGGTGGTGGTGTTCGACAAGATCCGCGAAAACACCACCGACATCGACAAATCCGTGCGAAGAACGTTCGCCGAGGAGGTGAACCTGGCCGTCAACCAGACCTTGGTCCGCTCCATCAACACCATGATGGTCGCCGTCCTCCCGGTGGGCTCCATCCTGTTCATCGGCGCGCTCCTGCTCGGTGCCGGCACCCTGCGTGACCTCTCCCTGGCCCTGTTCATCGGCATCATCGTGAGCACCTTCTCCACCATTTTCGTCGCCGCGCCGCTGTACGCCTGGCTGCGTGAGCACGAGCCGGAGCTGGTCAAGCAGGCCAAAAAGGTCGCCCAGCGCCGTGCCAATGAAATGGTCGACGCCGGATAG
- the secD gene encoding protein translocase subunit SecD: MARTGPTSTARRTLLWLAAIIIACTLAVGGGVLAGAASWAPKLGLDLEGGTQMILAPKVEGAGSITAEQLDQAVSIIRQRVDGSGVSEAQISTEGGKNVVVSMPGKPSDEERNLIKASANMNFRPVIAATQVPSGAVPEADRTPEDKLPVPTAAPVNASDPNWVDAAVMKEFEATSCIKPLTERPTTSDPDKPLVSCEPDLGIKYILGPVEIPGKWIKDASYGLQSGAQGATTNVWSVNLTLEKPEGAQAFKEVTQRLYAKYQVNQNDPQAQFAIVLDDSVVSAPRSQAVITDGQSSITGNFTEASAKALADQLKFGSLPISFEIQSEVQISATLGLQQLEMGILAGLIGLGLVVIYSLFQYRALGFVTILSLVIAGVLTYLAIILLGWAENYRLSLAGVAGIIVAIGQTADSFIVYFERVRDELRDGRGLVAAVENGWARAKRTILASKAVNILASLVLYFVSVGSVKGFAFTLGLTAVADLIVVFMFTHPTLQVLARTKFFGEGHHFSGLDPKQLGAIPLYRGAGRFRTPEETLQVATGKNTRAAGEAERRQTIAERRLAAKEKEMAGTGGRSAAAAKSESSDDSKESN, encoded by the coding sequence ATGGCACGAACTGGTCCGACGTCAACAGCCCGCAGAACCCTGCTGTGGCTTGCGGCGATCATCATTGCATGCACCCTGGCGGTAGGTGGCGGTGTCCTTGCCGGTGCTGCGTCTTGGGCGCCAAAACTGGGCCTGGACCTTGAGGGCGGCACCCAGATGATTCTGGCGCCCAAGGTTGAAGGTGCCGGGTCCATCACGGCCGAACAGTTGGACCAGGCCGTGTCCATTATTCGCCAGCGTGTGGACGGCTCGGGTGTTTCCGAAGCGCAGATCTCCACGGAGGGCGGTAAGAACGTTGTTGTGAGCATGCCTGGCAAGCCCAGCGACGAAGAGCGCAACCTCATCAAGGCCTCGGCCAACATGAACTTCCGCCCCGTCATTGCGGCCACCCAGGTGCCGTCCGGCGCTGTGCCGGAAGCCGACCGCACGCCTGAGGACAAGCTGCCGGTTCCCACCGCTGCCCCCGTCAATGCCAGCGATCCGAACTGGGTTGATGCTGCAGTGATGAAGGAATTTGAGGCCACCAGCTGCATCAAGCCGCTGACGGAGCGTCCCACCACCTCGGATCCGGACAAGCCGCTGGTCAGCTGTGAACCTGATTTGGGCATCAAATACATCCTCGGCCCGGTGGAAATCCCCGGCAAGTGGATCAAGGACGCCTCCTACGGCCTGCAGTCCGGGGCGCAAGGCGCCACGACCAACGTATGGTCGGTGAACCTGACCCTGGAGAAGCCGGAAGGTGCGCAGGCATTCAAGGAAGTCACTCAGCGCCTGTACGCCAAATACCAGGTCAACCAGAACGACCCGCAGGCGCAGTTCGCCATCGTCCTTGACGACAGTGTGGTTTCAGCCCCCAGGTCACAGGCAGTCATCACCGACGGCCAGTCCTCCATCACAGGCAACTTCACAGAAGCCAGCGCGAAGGCGCTGGCCGACCAGCTGAAGTTTGGTTCCCTGCCCATCAGTTTTGAGATCCAGAGCGAAGTCCAAATTTCCGCAACACTCGGTTTACAGCAACTGGAAATGGGTATCCTGGCGGGCCTGATCGGTCTCGGCCTGGTGGTCATCTACTCGCTGTTCCAGTACCGCGCGTTGGGCTTTGTCACGATCCTGTCTCTCGTCATTGCCGGTGTACTGACCTACCTGGCCATCATCCTGCTGGGCTGGGCTGAAAACTACCGACTCTCCCTTGCCGGTGTGGCGGGCATCATTGTGGCCATCGGCCAAACCGCCGACTCGTTCATCGTCTACTTTGAACGTGTCAGGGATGAACTCCGTGATGGTCGCGGCCTCGTGGCCGCCGTGGAAAACGGCTGGGCCCGTGCCAAGCGCACCATCCTGGCATCCAAGGCAGTGAACATCCTGGCCTCCCTGGTGCTGTACTTTGTGTCCGTGGGCAGCGTCAAGGGCTTCGCGTTTACGCTTGGCCTGACCGCCGTGGCCGACCTCATCGTCGTCTTCATGTTCACCCACCCCACGCTGCAGGTGCTGGCACGCACCAAGTTCTTTGGCGAGGGCCACCACTTCTCCGGACTGGACCCGAAGCAGCTCGGTGCCATCCCGTTGTACCGCGGCGCGGGACGTTTCCGCACCCCGGAGGAAACCCTCCAGGTTGCCACGGGCAAGAACACCCGTGCCGCAGGGGAAGCCGAACGCCGCCAGACCATTGCCGAGCGCCGGCTGGCCGCGAAGGAAAAGGAAATGGCAGGCACCGGCGGCAGAAGCGCCGCAGCCGCCAAGTCCGAGTCCAGTGACGACTCCAAGGAGAGCAACTAA
- the yajC gene encoding preprotein translocase subunit YajC, which translates to MSFSSILAADAPQAAGFMSPMNLLLFAMFGLLIFMMLRKQKKAKAAQQEQRSKLAPGVEMMTNFGLFGKVLSIDEDENKIVLEISPGVTATVHRQTVAKIIEPQDAEEAIVPDDASSLTIGLEKRGPEGESVEESLERLKNENNKDN; encoded by the coding sequence GTGTCTTTCAGCAGTATTTTGGCCGCCGACGCCCCGCAGGCCGCAGGATTCATGAGCCCCATGAACCTCCTCCTGTTCGCCATGTTCGGCCTGCTCATCTTCATGATGCTTCGCAAGCAGAAGAAGGCCAAGGCTGCTCAGCAGGAACAGCGTTCCAAGCTGGCACCCGGCGTTGAGATGATGACGAACTTCGGCCTCTTCGGCAAGGTCCTCTCCATCGACGAGGACGAGAACAAGATCGTCCTGGAAATCTCCCCCGGCGTCACGGCAACCGTGCACCGCCAGACGGTGGCCAAGATCATTGAGCCCCAGGATGCCGAAGAAGCCATCGTGCCCGATGATGCTTCCTCGCTGACCATCGGCTTGGAAAAGCGCGGCCCGGAAGGGGAATCCGTTGAGGAATCCCTGGAGCGCCTGAAGAACGAAAACAACAAAGACAACTAG
- the ruvB gene encoding Holliday junction branch migration DNA helicase RuvB → MDDSIPLLPGQLSIGGSNGSASGSTGGAGTNGRRDASELAAPVAEPEERELEAALRPKNLDDFVGQERVRKQLALVLAASKIRGRSADHVLMSGPPGLGKTTLAMIVAAEMNAPLRISSGPAIQHAGDLAAILSSLSEGEVLFLDEIHRMSRPAEEMLYMAMEDFRVDIIVGKGAGATAIPLELPSFTLVGATTRAGLLPGPLRDRFGFTGHLEFYSVAELELVLRRSAGMLDLKLTSAGFAEIAGRSRGTPRIANRLLRRVRDWALVHGVETIDARTASAALDMYEVDVRGLDRLDRSVLEALVKKFNGGPVGLSTLAIAVGEEPETVETVAEPFLVREGLLGRTPRGRIALPAAWAHLGLKMPGNAVAAAMLPMVGDELDS, encoded by the coding sequence ATGGATGACTCAATTCCCCTGCTGCCCGGGCAGCTCAGCATCGGCGGATCAAACGGCTCCGCGAGCGGTTCAACAGGCGGTGCCGGCACCAATGGCCGCAGGGACGCCAGCGAGTTGGCAGCGCCCGTTGCCGAGCCGGAGGAGCGGGAGCTCGAAGCTGCCCTGCGACCTAAGAACCTCGACGACTTTGTTGGGCAGGAGCGGGTCCGTAAACAATTGGCCCTGGTGCTGGCCGCCTCAAAGATCCGCGGCCGCAGCGCCGACCACGTGCTCATGTCGGGTCCGCCGGGGCTCGGCAAAACCACGCTGGCCATGATCGTGGCGGCAGAAATGAATGCGCCGCTGCGCATCAGCTCCGGGCCCGCCATCCAGCACGCGGGCGACCTCGCCGCCATCCTTTCCTCCCTTTCGGAGGGTGAGGTGCTGTTCCTGGATGAAATCCACCGCATGTCCAGGCCGGCCGAGGAAATGCTGTACATGGCCATGGAAGACTTCCGCGTGGACATCATCGTGGGCAAGGGCGCCGGTGCCACCGCCATTCCACTGGAACTGCCCTCCTTCACGCTAGTTGGTGCCACCACGCGTGCCGGCCTGCTGCCGGGACCGCTGCGCGACCGCTTCGGCTTCACCGGGCACCTGGAGTTCTACTCGGTGGCCGAACTGGAACTCGTGCTGCGGCGCTCCGCCGGAATGCTCGATTTGAAGCTGACCAGTGCCGGATTTGCCGAAATTGCCGGCCGCTCCCGGGGGACCCCGCGCATCGCCAACCGGCTGCTGCGCCGTGTCCGGGACTGGGCGCTGGTTCACGGGGTGGAAACCATCGATGCCCGCACGGCCTCCGCGGCCCTTGACATGTATGAGGTGGACGTCCGCGGCCTTGACCGGCTGGACCGGTCTGTGCTGGAAGCCCTCGTCAAGAAGTTCAATGGCGGCCCCGTCGGCCTGTCCACGCTGGCCATCGCCGTGGGCGAGGAACCGGAAACGGTGGAAACCGTGGCCGAGCCCTTCCTCGTCCGCGAAGGCCTGCTGGGACGGACCCCGCGCGGACGCATCGCGCTGCCCGCTGCATGGGCACACCTGGGCCTGAAGATGCCCGGAAATGCCGTTGCCGCGGCCATGCTGCCCATGGTCGGGGATGAGCTGGACAGCTAG
- the ruvA gene encoding Holliday junction branch migration protein RuvA: MISFVRGPVAALSLAQAVIDVNGVGMLVHATPKTLGELRLGEEATLTTAMIVREDSMTLYGFADQGEREVFDTLLSVSGIGPRLALAILSVLEPESIRLGVANGDAKVFTKVPGVGPKVGGRIVLELKGKLKPTGAAITQAQATPAMEWKEQVVAAMTSLGWNERDALKAIDATVAAEPELAEGANVPAVLRATLRWLGQDTSRQKSGVR; this comes from the coding sequence ATGATCAGTTTTGTTCGCGGCCCCGTGGCCGCGTTGTCACTCGCCCAGGCCGTCATTGACGTCAACGGGGTGGGCATGCTGGTCCACGCAACACCAAAGACGCTTGGTGAACTGCGGCTGGGGGAGGAGGCCACGCTGACCACCGCCATGATTGTGCGCGAGGATTCCATGACGCTGTACGGTTTCGCCGACCAGGGTGAACGGGAGGTGTTCGACACGCTGCTCAGCGTCAGCGGCATCGGCCCCAGACTGGCCCTGGCCATCCTGTCCGTGCTGGAACCCGAAAGTATCAGGCTCGGTGTGGCCAACGGCGACGCCAAGGTGTTCACCAAGGTGCCCGGTGTGGGGCCCAAGGTTGGTGGCCGCATCGTCCTGGAACTCAAGGGCAAGCTCAAACCCACGGGCGCGGCCATCACGCAGGCACAGGCAACCCCGGCCATGGAATGGAAAGAGCAGGTGGTGGCCGCCATGACCAGCCTCGGTTGGAATGAAAGGGACGCGCTCAAGGCCATTGATGCCACAGTCGCCGCCGAACCCGAACTGGCGGAGGGCGCCAACGTCCCTGCCGTGCTCCGGGCAACGCTGCGCTGGCTCGGCCAGGACACTTCACGGCAAAAGAGCGGTGTGCGGTAG
- the ruvC gene encoding crossover junction endodeoxyribonuclease RuvC has product MRVLGVDPGLTRCGIGVVDVAANRTATLVGVGVIGSSHELSLDARLLVIAEATDQWLDAFKPDVLAIERVFAQTNLSTVMGVAQVSGVVMVAAARRGIPVTMHTPSEVKAAVTGNGRADKANVTAMVTRLLRLDEPPRPADAADALALAIAHAWRSGSAFSQGNESSTAAQQLWRAAESKAKTKKNKEKPGTTWH; this is encoded by the coding sequence CTGCGAGTCCTTGGAGTTGACCCGGGCCTGACCCGGTGTGGGATCGGCGTCGTCGACGTTGCGGCCAACCGCACGGCCACCCTCGTGGGGGTGGGCGTGATTGGCAGTTCCCACGAACTCAGCCTTGACGCCCGGCTGCTGGTCATCGCGGAAGCAACTGACCAGTGGCTGGACGCGTTTAAGCCCGATGTTTTGGCCATTGAACGCGTTTTCGCCCAGACCAACCTCAGCACCGTCATGGGTGTTGCCCAGGTGTCCGGGGTGGTCATGGTGGCCGCCGCCCGGCGCGGCATCCCCGTCACCATGCACACCCCGTCCGAGGTTAAGGCCGCGGTCACCGGCAACGGCCGGGCGGACAAGGCGAATGTCACGGCCATGGTGACCCGCCTGCTGCGCCTTGACGAGCCGCCGCGCCCGGCCGATGCCGCCGATGCCTTGGCGCTTGCCATCGCCCACGCCTGGCGCAGCGGCAGCGCCTTTTCCCAGGGCAATGAAAGTTCGACGGCGGCCCAGCAGCTTTGGCGTGCGGCTGAAAGTAAGGCGAAGACGAAGAAGAACAAGGAAAAACCGGGCACCACCTGGCACTAG
- a CDS encoding YebC/PmpR family DNA-binding transcriptional regulator, whose amino-acid sequence MAGHSKWATTKHKKAILDSRRAKSFAKLIKNIEVAARGGGADLAGNPALELAVTKAKKTSVPADNIDRAIKRGAGLLGEAVDYQTIMYEGYGPQGSAILIECLTDNKNRAASEVRLAVGRNGGNMGDPGSVAYMFTRKGIVGLPKNGLTEDDLLMAVLEAGAEEVKDEGESFEIISDPQDLPAIRAALTEAGIEYESDEAGFVPSMQVELDVEHARKFMKLYDALEDLDDVQNIYSNADMSAEVLAALEED is encoded by the coding sequence ATGGCAGGCCACTCCAAATGGGCAACCACCAAGCACAAGAAGGCAATTCTTGACAGCCGCCGGGCCAAATCGTTTGCCAAACTCATCAAGAACATTGAAGTTGCTGCCCGCGGCGGCGGAGCGGACCTGGCCGGCAACCCGGCACTTGAACTGGCCGTCACGAAGGCCAAGAAGACCTCGGTTCCTGCCGACAACATCGACCGCGCCATTAAGCGCGGCGCTGGCCTGCTGGGCGAGGCCGTCGACTACCAGACCATCATGTACGAAGGCTACGGCCCGCAGGGTTCGGCCATCCTGATCGAGTGCCTCACCGACAACAAGAACCGTGCAGCCTCCGAGGTGCGCCTGGCTGTGGGCCGCAACGGCGGCAACATGGGCGATCCCGGCTCGGTTGCCTACATGTTCACGCGCAAGGGCATTGTCGGCCTGCCCAAGAACGGGCTCACCGAGGATGACCTGCTCATGGCGGTCTTGGAAGCCGGTGCCGAAGAGGTCAAGGATGAGGGCGAGAGCTTTGAAATCATCTCCGACCCCCAGGACCTGCCCGCCATCCGTGCGGCCCTGACCGAGGCCGGCATCGAGTACGAGTCCGACGAGGCCGGGTTCGTCCCGTCCATGCAGGTGGAGCTCGATGTGGAGCACGCCCGCAAGTTCATGAAACTCTACGACGCCCTGGAGGACCTGGACGACGTGCAGAACATCTACTCCAACGCCGACATGAGCGCCGAGGTTCTTGCCGCGCTCGAAGAGGACTAG
- the pdxT gene encoding pyridoxal 5'-phosphate synthase glutaminase subunit PdxT codes for MTLEPAASRSKGPLIGILALQGDVREHAKALEDCGATAVPVRRAGELTAVEGLIIPGGESTTIDKLSRIFDMRGPLMERIAEGLPVYGSCAGMIMLANEIADPATDRAGNPQQTLGGLDITVRRNAFGRQVDSFETELHFQGLAPAGDPETPLHAVFIRAPWVERVGAGVQVLATVKLPHGGPNTGQSADQTARIDPEVRAVAVRSRHLLATSFHPEVTGERRIHELFIRMIRGEA; via the coding sequence GTGACTTTAGAACCCGCAGCATCCCGATCAAAGGGACCACTTATTGGCATTCTTGCACTGCAGGGCGACGTGCGCGAACACGCCAAGGCGTTGGAGGACTGCGGTGCCACTGCGGTGCCGGTTCGGCGCGCGGGCGAGCTGACCGCCGTCGAAGGTTTGATCATTCCCGGCGGCGAGTCAACCACCATCGACAAGCTCAGCCGCATCTTCGACATGCGCGGGCCGCTGATGGAGCGCATCGCGGAGGGTCTGCCGGTCTATGGCAGCTGTGCCGGGATGATCATGCTGGCCAACGAGATCGCCGACCCCGCCACGGACCGTGCAGGAAACCCGCAGCAAACCCTCGGCGGCCTGGACATCACCGTGCGCCGCAACGCCTTTGGCCGGCAGGTGGATTCCTTTGAAACCGAACTGCATTTCCAGGGCCTGGCCCCGGCCGGCGACCCCGAAACACCCTTGCATGCGGTGTTCATCCGGGCACCGTGGGTGGAGCGTGTGGGAGCGGGAGTTCAGGTGCTCGCCACCGTGAAACTGCCCCACGGCGGGCCAAACACCGGGCAGAGCGCCGACCAAACAGCTAGGATTGATCCAGAAGTTCGTGCTGTCGCCGTTCGTTCGCGGCATTTGCTGGCCACCTCCTTCCATCCGGAAGTGACGGGGGAGCGCCGCATCCACGAACTGTTTATTCGAATGATTAGAGGAGAAGCGTAA
- the asnB gene encoding asparagine synthase (glutamine-hydrolyzing), translated as MCGIAGYYGYGDDESLLQQMNACMVHRGPDGEGIYTQGNVGLAHRRLSIIDVAHGQEPMFSADGETVLVYNGEVYNYLDLRAELEALGRKFTTNSDTEVVLQSYEEWGDAAFDKFNGMFGFAIHDRKNNRLVLARDHFGIKPLYFATAGTTEAPTLLFGSEIKPLLAANKIERGIDERILFRYLQFRIHDDESSTFFAGVQKLMPGEKLVLNTVDTEAGPAGTVTISSYTRFKEELAELAKVETPYSQAVIDEYRERFTEGVRLRLQSEVPVGTALSGGLDSSAVVVTINKLMAENAAATDSLGAKQQTFSAIFPNSINDEEKYADAVLARCEGNVISHKILPQPGEFVDDLEDFVRTMEEPIISSGPYAQYQVMREASKHVTVLLDGQGADEMMAGYIPYYFAYLRQLKKNGQNAKLAKELASSSDILFRLARFRIKGKLTLKKELGISALLDKKFTAKYKSEKFSNIPDNLKLRLIDDLFHKSLPAVLRYEDKNTMRFSLEGRVPFLDKEVVKFLFSLDDESIIKGGWNKRILRDATRDLLPEMISNRRNKIGFTTPEAEWFGHMKEKIYEIFLSSSFGARPYWNQDAVIYAFEELLSGKSSGSTMVFWRLINTELWLREFFDEPEIKAGIENKSDYIPNADKQLDITVPGDAGTFRRYPLRTEVFYKETDFDPTAMTYVKRYFDGLPSAGGDHGTATADTPWYLFVSEKIVAMTQGRSIPVWDIKVSNSARFFSKFVTRNPGGIGLASPWSMQLAIDEVGLPKIMYASARSVIGKLQGKSGVFYEVVGNNINAIDGAAGYQVGTSTHSVKYAPIDPDGVAARLSALVRASVPAEFAATFAGTAIMDANDLGVVALGHDTALTKTVLEDIFRDNPQGQTTETTPMSLVFKQK; from the coding sequence ATGTGCGGAATTGCCGGTTACTACGGTTATGGGGACGACGAATCCCTATTGCAGCAGATGAATGCGTGCATGGTGCACCGAGGCCCCGACGGCGAGGGCATCTACACGCAGGGCAACGTAGGGCTGGCACACCGCCGTCTCTCCATCATTGATGTGGCCCACGGCCAGGAACCCATGTTCAGCGCCGACGGCGAGACGGTGCTGGTCTACAACGGCGAGGTGTACAACTACCTTGACCTGCGTGCTGAACTCGAGGCACTGGGCCGGAAGTTCACCACCAACTCGGACACCGAAGTTGTTCTGCAGTCGTACGAGGAGTGGGGCGATGCCGCCTTTGACAAGTTCAATGGCATGTTCGGCTTTGCCATCCACGACCGCAAGAACAACCGCCTGGTCCTGGCCCGCGACCACTTCGGCATCAAGCCGCTGTACTTTGCCACGGCCGGCACCACCGAGGCCCCCACGCTGTTGTTCGGCTCGGAAATCAAGCCGCTGCTGGCCGCCAACAAGATCGAGCGCGGCATCGATGAGCGCATTTTGTTCCGCTACCTGCAGTTCCGGATTCACGACGACGAGTCCTCCACCTTCTTCGCCGGCGTGCAGAAGCTCATGCCAGGCGAAAAGCTGGTCCTGAACACGGTTGACACCGAGGCCGGGCCGGCCGGCACCGTGACTATCAGCTCCTATACCCGTTTCAAGGAAGAGCTGGCCGAACTGGCCAAGGTTGAGACCCCGTACTCCCAGGCCGTCATTGACGAATACCGGGAACGCTTCACCGAGGGTGTGCGCCTGCGCCTGCAGTCCGAAGTTCCCGTCGGCACGGCCCTGTCAGGCGGTCTGGACTCGTCCGCCGTCGTGGTGACCATCAACAAGCTGATGGCCGAGAACGCCGCCGCCACCGACTCCCTTGGTGCCAAGCAGCAGACGTTCTCGGCGATCTTCCCCAACTCCATCAACGATGAGGAGAAGTACGCCGACGCCGTCCTGGCACGGTGCGAGGGCAATGTCATCAGCCACAAGATCCTGCCCCAGCCGGGCGAGTTTGTGGATGACCTGGAAGATTTTGTGCGCACCATGGAGGAGCCCATCATCTCCTCTGGCCCGTACGCGCAGTACCAGGTGATGCGAGAGGCCTCCAAGCACGTCACCGTGCTGCTGGACGGCCAGGGTGCCGATGAAATGATGGCCGGCTACATCCCTTACTATTTCGCGTACCTGCGCCAGCTGAAAAAGAATGGCCAGAATGCGAAGCTGGCCAAGGAACTGGCCTCCAGCTCCGATATCCTGTTCCGCCTGGCGCGTTTCCGCATTAAGGGGAAATTGACGCTCAAGAAGGAATTGGGCATTTCCGCCCTGCTGGACAAGAAGTTTACGGCGAAATACAAGTCCGAGAAATTCTCCAACATTCCGGACAACCTGAAGCTGCGCCTCATTGACGACCTGTTCCACAAGTCGCTGCCGGCTGTTTTGCGCTACGAGGACAAGAACACCATGCGTTTCTCCCTTGAGGGGCGCGTGCCGTTCCTGGACAAGGAAGTGGTGAAGTTCCTGTTCAGCCTCGACGATGAGTCGATCATCAAAGGCGGCTGGAACAAGCGGATCCTGCGCGACGCCACCCGCGATTTGCTGCCGGAGATGATCAGCAACCGCCGCAACAAGATTGGCTTCACCACCCCTGAGGCCGAATGGTTTGGGCACATGAAGGAAAAGATTTACGAAATCTTCCTTTCCAGCTCTTTCGGCGCCCGGCCGTATTGGAACCAGGACGCCGTCATTTATGCCTTTGAGGAACTCCTCAGCGGCAAGAGCTCCGGTTCCACCATGGTGTTCTGGCGTTTGATCAACACCGAATTATGGTTGCGCGAATTCTTTGACGAGCCCGAAATCAAGGCCGGCATTGAAAACAAGAGCGACTACATTCCCAATGCGGACAAGCAGCTCGACATCACGGTCCCCGGAGATGCCGGCACGTTCCGCCGCTACCCGCTGCGCACCGAGGTTTTCTACAAGGAAACCGACTTTGACCCGACCGCCATGACGTACGTCAAGCGTTACTTTGACGGCCTTCCCTCCGCGGGCGGCGACCACGGCACGGCCACGGCCGACACGCCCTGGTACCTCTTCGTGTCGGAGAAGATCGTCGCCATGACCCAGGGCCGCTCCATCCCGGTGTGGGACATCAAGGTCAGCAACTCGGCACGTTTCTTCTCCAAGTTCGTCACCCGCAACCCCGGCGGCATTGGCCTGGCCAGCCCCTGGTCCATGCAGTTGGCCATCGACGAGGTGGGCCTGCCCAAGATCATGTACGCCTCCGCACGCTCCGTGATCGGTAAGCTCCAGGGCAAGTCGGGCGTGTTCTACGAGGTGGTGGGCAATAACATCAACGCGATCGACGGCGCCGCCGGCTACCAGGTGGGCACCTCCACCCACTCGGTGAAGTACGCACCCATCGACCCCGATGGTGTGGCCGCGCGCCTGAGCGCCCTGGTCCGGGCATCCGTCCCGGCCGAATTCGCCGCAACCTTTGCCGGCACGGCCATCATGGACGCCAACGACCTCGGCGTGGTGGCCCTGGGCCACGACACCGCCCTGACCAAGACGGTGCTCGAGGATATCTTCCGTGACAACCCGCAGGGCCAGACCACCGAGACGACCCCCATGTCACTGGTGTTCAAGCAAAAGTAG
- a CDS encoding N-acetyltransferase, with protein MVTLADCQRTQHAWFRALAQATGGRAFSTHQMDWVWLPETAEMLCMFPTSITVAGLEPALAEAERRGAKTVGVWMNAATREGILPQYRFERGWQPWWMTRALDVESVAAASEDPDGRVALTSVRADEVWLATARHGEEWAGRSYAYLPPEQGKKHVAGIFDMVVAPEHRRTGIGTALLNRLSEAAFNAGAEDLMLNATPDGQRLYRQHGFELIGKGQTWWFHPSQAA; from the coding sequence ATGGTTACACTTGCCGACTGCCAACGCACGCAGCACGCCTGGTTCAGGGCGTTGGCGCAGGCGACCGGTGGCAGGGCGTTTTCCACGCACCAGATGGACTGGGTGTGGCTGCCGGAGACGGCGGAGATGCTGTGCATGTTTCCCACCTCGATTACCGTGGCGGGGCTGGAGCCGGCACTGGCCGAGGCCGAGCGGCGCGGGGCAAAGACGGTGGGCGTGTGGATGAATGCTGCCACACGTGAGGGAATTTTGCCGCAGTACCGTTTTGAGCGTGGCTGGCAGCCCTGGTGGATGACCCGGGCGCTGGACGTGGAGTCGGTGGCTGCGGCGAGCGAGGATCCGGACGGGCGGGTGGCGTTGACCTCCGTCCGGGCCGACGAGGTGTGGCTGGCCACTGCCCGCCACGGCGAGGAATGGGCGGGGCGGTCCTACGCCTATCTGCCGCCGGAGCAGGGCAAGAAGCATGTGGCGGGGATCTTTGACATGGTTGTGGCCCCCGAACACCGGAGGACGGGCATCGGCACGGCGTTGCTGAACCGGCTGTCCGAGGCCGCGTTCAACGCCGGCGCGGAGGACCTGATGCTCAATGCCACGCCCGACGGCCAACGGCTGTACCGGCAGCACGGATTTGAGCTGATCGGCAAGGGCCAGACGTGGTGGTTCCACCCGTCCCAGGCAGCCTAG